A single genomic interval of Cellvibrio sp. PSBB023 harbors:
- a CDS encoding serine/threonine protein kinase: MTQAHPYELLTPDMVLDAIDSTGYLTDARILALNSYENRVYQVGIEGASPLIAKFYRPERWSDAQILEEHGFTAALKDLEISVVPPLADDEGNTLREFQGFRFALYPRQGGHAPNLDDFDALLSLGRTLGRIHALGQAQPFQHRPALDIQTFGRDSYDFLLANDFIPASLRESYRTLGADLLARCETIVARVDYTPIRLHGDCHPGNILWREDVPHFVDFDDARMGPAIQDLWMLLSGEREQQTLQLAEVLEGYREFCDFDLAELALIEALRSLRIMHYSAWLARRWSDPAFPRHFPWFNSERYWGEHILELREQLAAMNEPPLVIY, from the coding sequence ATGACCCAAGCACACCCTTACGAACTGCTCACCCCTGACATGGTGCTGGATGCCATCGACAGCACCGGTTATTTAACCGATGCACGCATTCTGGCGCTCAACAGCTACGAGAATCGTGTGTATCAGGTGGGTATTGAGGGGGCGAGTCCGCTGATCGCCAAGTTTTATCGCCCTGAGCGCTGGAGCGATGCGCAGATTCTAGAGGAGCATGGGTTTACGGCTGCGCTGAAGGATCTGGAAATTTCCGTTGTGCCGCCCTTGGCCGATGACGAAGGCAATACCCTGCGCGAGTTTCAGGGCTTTCGTTTTGCACTCTACCCACGGCAGGGCGGTCATGCGCCCAACCTGGATGACTTTGATGCGCTGCTCTCCCTTGGCCGCACACTGGGGCGTATCCACGCACTGGGGCAGGCACAACCCTTCCAGCATCGCCCGGCACTGGACATCCAAACCTTTGGGCGCGACAGCTATGACTTTTTGCTGGCGAATGATTTTATCCCCGCGAGTTTGCGCGAGTCTTATCGCACCCTGGGCGCCGATTTGCTGGCGCGCTGCGAAACCATAGTTGCGCGGGTGGATTACACGCCTATCCGCCTGCACGGCGACTGTCACCCCGGCAATATTTTGTGGCGCGAAGACGTGCCACATTTCGTCGACTTTGACGATGCACGCATGGGCCCGGCGATTCAGGATTTATGGATGCTGCTCTCCGGCGAGCGCGAACAGCAAACCCTGCAACTGGCAGAAGTGTTGGAAGGCTACCGCGAGTTTTGCGATTTTGATCTGGCCGAGCTGGCGCTGATCGAAGCCCTGCGCAGCCTGCGTATCATGCACTACAGCGCTTGGTTGGCGCGGCGCTGGAGCGATCCGGCCTTCCCCCGCCACTTCCCCTGGTTTAACAGCGAGCGCTACTGGGGCGAGCATATTCTGGAATTGCGCGAGCAGCTGGCAGCCATGAATGAGCCGCCGCTAGTCATTTATTGA
- the trxA gene encoding thioredoxin TrxA → MSSDAIVHVSDASFEQDVLTADLPVLVDFWAAWCGPCKMIAPILDDLAEQFEGKIKIAKMDVDANKDTPAKFGIRGIPTLIIFKNGAAHATKVGALSKPQLVEFINSSL, encoded by the coding sequence ATGAGTAGTGATGCAATCGTTCATGTTAGTGATGCCAGCTTCGAGCAAGACGTGTTAACCGCCGATTTGCCCGTGTTGGTAGACTTTTGGGCAGCCTGGTGTGGTCCTTGCAAAATGATCGCCCCCATCCTTGATGATTTGGCTGAACAGTTTGAAGGCAAGATCAAAATCGCCAAAATGGACGTGGATGCCAACAAGGATACCCCTGCTAAATTTGGTATTCGCGGTATTCCTACCCTGATTATTTTCAAAAACGGCGCAGCGCATGCCACTAAAGTGGGCGCATTGAGCAAGCCGCAATTGGTCGAATTTATTAATTCTTCCCTTTAA
- a CDS encoding glucan biosynthesis protein yields MCNDKKTGAGPNARARLFGLVVSCTLGLGLSGWVAAQQNAPAPTVAPAAASDIAAPALFDAIAERARKLAKRDYAPIETNIPAALANMDYDQYRSIRFRPEAAIWHKESLFELQLFHPGFLYREPIVLHMANDTPESYVQFKQEFFNYDGPAAPLAGVAPDNIGFAGFRIHYPLNSNDYKDEFVVFQGASYFRMVGPGLAYGLSARGLAIDTAEPKGEEFPVFREFWLIKPGPNDTHLVIYALLDSPSITGAYRFEIMPGAPTEMAVEARLFARKDIQKVGIAPLTSMYMWGENHTRFVDDFRPEVHDSDGLLMAASNGEWIWRPISNHRQLRVSSLMDENPRGFGLLQRDRDFDHYMDMEARYEKRPSMWVMPEGDWGKGRAELVEIPSDSETNDNVVAYWVPAKSMKAGSSATYKYRLRSFDDYLPENVGAKVIRTRIGWGANPGQANPPPLSKRKFVIDFRGGELDNLSTDSPLVAELQKSSGTISELSVRQLPDGRTWRASFKLEPEGNNVADMRLYLKLRDQRLSEVWSYVWYPDAI; encoded by the coding sequence ATGTGTAACGACAAAAAAACCGGCGCCGGGCCAAACGCGCGTGCGCGTCTGTTCGGGTTGGTGGTCAGCTGTACACTGGGATTAGGACTCAGCGGCTGGGTAGCGGCGCAACAAAATGCCCCTGCGCCCACAGTAGCCCCTGCGGCAGCAAGCGATATTGCCGCTCCCGCACTCTTTGATGCCATCGCCGAGCGCGCCAGAAAACTGGCCAAGCGCGACTACGCGCCCATTGAAACCAATATTCCCGCTGCGCTGGCCAATATGGATTACGACCAGTACCGTTCCATTCGCTTCCGCCCGGAGGCTGCCATTTGGCACAAGGAGTCGCTGTTTGAATTGCAGCTGTTTCACCCCGGCTTTCTGTACCGTGAACCCATCGTGCTGCACATGGCGAATGACACGCCCGAATCCTACGTGCAATTCAAGCAGGAATTCTTTAATTACGATGGCCCGGCCGCACCACTGGCTGGCGTAGCGCCAGACAATATCGGCTTTGCCGGCTTCCGCATTCACTACCCGCTAAATAGCAACGACTACAAAGATGAGTTTGTGGTGTTCCAGGGTGCCTCCTACTTCCGCATGGTGGGCCCAGGTTTGGCCTATGGCTTATCCGCGCGCGGTCTGGCGATTGATACCGCCGAACCCAAAGGCGAGGAGTTTCCGGTATTCCGTGAATTCTGGCTGATCAAACCCGGCCCCAACGATACCCATCTGGTGATTTACGCCCTGCTGGATAGCCCGTCTATCACCGGCGCCTATCGCTTTGAAATCATGCCCGGCGCACCAACCGAAATGGCGGTGGAAGCGCGCCTGTTTGCTCGCAAGGATATCCAAAAAGTGGGCATAGCCCCGCTCACCAGCATGTATATGTGGGGCGAAAACCACACCCGCTTTGTCGATGATTTCCGCCCGGAAGTACACGATTCCGACGGCCTGTTAATGGCCGCATCTAACGGCGAGTGGATCTGGCGCCCCATCAGCAACCATCGCCAACTGCGCGTTTCTTCCTTGATGGATGAAAACCCGCGCGGCTTTGGCTTACTGCAACGCGACCGCGATTTCGATCACTACATGGATATGGAAGCACGCTACGAAAAACGCCCCAGCATGTGGGTGATGCCCGAAGGTGACTGGGGCAAAGGCCGTGCCGAATTGGTGGAAATTCCCAGCGACAGCGAAACCAATGACAACGTCGTTGCCTACTGGGTGCCCGCCAAATCCATGAAGGCAGGCTCCAGTGCGACGTATAAATATCGCCTGCGCAGTTTTGATGACTACCTGCCGGAAAATGTTGGGGCCAAGGTAATTCGCACCCGCATCGGCTGGGGCGCAAACCCTGGCCAAGCCAATCCTCCGCCACTGAGCAAACGCAAGTTTGTGATCGATTTCCGCGGCGGCGAACTGGATAACCTGTCAACCGATTCACCACTGGTTGCCGAGCTGCAAAAATCATCTGGTACGATTAGTGAACTGAGTGTTCGCCAACTGCCGGATGGCAGAACCTGGCGCGCCTCGTTCAAGCTGGAACCGGAGGGTAACAACGTGGCCGATATGCGCCTTTACCTGAAATTGCGCGACCAGCGCCTGAGTGAAGTCTGGAGCTATGTCTGGTACCCGGATGCCATCTAA
- the mscL gene encoding large-conductance mechanosensitive channel protein MscL, translated as MSIIKEFKAFAIKGNVVDLAVGVIIGTAFGKIVSSLVGDVVMPPIGYLIGGVNFSDLAFTLPALLEGQSPVLVAYGKFLQTLIDFTIISFVIFMVIKVINRLKKKEEEEPAAPPAPSNEELLLTEIRDLLKQQQQK; from the coding sequence ATGAGTATCATAAAAGAGTTTAAGGCCTTTGCGATTAAAGGCAATGTGGTGGATTTAGCCGTGGGTGTGATTATCGGTACTGCCTTTGGAAAAATTGTGTCGTCGTTGGTAGGTGATGTGGTGATGCCGCCGATTGGTTATTTGATTGGTGGTGTTAATTTTTCGGATCTGGCGTTCACCTTGCCCGCGCTTCTGGAAGGTCAGTCGCCGGTATTAGTGGCCTATGGCAAATTCCTGCAAACCCTGATTGATTTCACCATCATTTCGTTTGTTATTTTTATGGTGATCAAGGTGATTAATCGCTTGAAGAAAAAGGAAGAAGAGGAGCCTGCCGCTCCGCCTGCTCCGAGCAATGAAGAATTGTTGTTAACGGAAATCCGCGATTTATTAAAGCAGCAGCAACAAAAATAA
- a CDS encoding response regulator encodes MPNIRRYMRENPIAARLLGLIIISSSIITLVAVLLQLHSNFNDDIAALEKRIDQVRISTLASITKSLWGFDQEQLNIQIHSVLAVDDVVQVRVVWHDWNNAEQTLVASNNVYDPKELETKRSQFLVRSYPLIYEDASTPQQQLGILTVTASLNSIYDKLWQRAFFIALVQGTKTLVIALFIVWLVHTLLTRHMKTIANYARNLNLETLTKPLKLKRLKVNSAPDELDNVVSAINHMRETLLDDIEQRHAIEIALLTEKEEKLETRRQKNAAEDASRAKSQFLATMSHEIRTPMNGVIGMLEMLRDTPLDENQKHYIDVIHRSGETLLTIINDILDYSKIEAGKMALEETTFELDELVENCIQLFGATANKRQIELFGGLLPGVPRWLRGDPTRLRQIIINLLGNAFKFTSEGFISLQVSAVQNLANEEVELRFAVQDSGIGIDMSNAGNLFDSFNQADASTTRKYGGTGLGLAICKSLAELMGGKIGVDSEKGLGSTFWFTARFAQESVCDLTDVRPEKREQLLQGKKLLLVESGVMLSDFIVRCCRDWGLNVEAARSAKTALSQLKHAMHSGEPFDFVGADYLLPDANGLELAQWLRDTAEFRDLPLFMFSAGDVYHDQLQLRRLAIHSIVRKPISLKLLQRELIALSGHETAPELPSERKQQDLAKFSHLRVLVAEDNPVNRMVIKGLLGKLNIVPVFAENGAEACDAAQQPRNRFDLILMDCEMPEMDGFEATRSIRDYERREALAPIPIIALTAHALQEHREAVFASGMNYYLSKPVTFDTLYAAFDATGLLVPPT; translated from the coding sequence ATGCCGAATATAAGACGCTACATGCGCGAAAATCCCATTGCCGCACGGCTGCTGGGGCTCATCATTATCAGCAGCTCAATCATCACCCTGGTTGCGGTTTTGCTGCAGCTGCATAGCAACTTTAACGACGACATTGCTGCGTTGGAAAAGCGCATTGATCAGGTGCGCATCAGCACCCTTGCCAGTATCACCAAAAGCCTTTGGGGGTTTGATCAGGAGCAGCTCAACATCCAGATTCACAGCGTATTGGCGGTTGATGATGTGGTGCAAGTGCGCGTGGTATGGCACGACTGGAATAATGCCGAACAAACACTGGTGGCCAGTAATAATGTCTATGACCCCAAAGAACTGGAAACAAAACGCAGCCAATTTCTGGTGCGCAGTTATCCGCTGATTTATGAAGATGCCAGTACCCCGCAACAACAGTTGGGCATACTGACCGTAACGGCCAGCCTCAACAGTATTTATGACAAGTTATGGCAGCGCGCTTTTTTTATCGCCCTGGTGCAAGGCACCAAAACCCTGGTGATCGCTCTTTTTATTGTCTGGTTGGTGCATACCTTGCTCACCCGCCATATGAAAACCATCGCCAATTATGCGCGCAATTTGAACCTGGAAACCCTCACCAAACCGCTCAAGCTCAAACGCTTGAAAGTAAACTCTGCACCGGATGAGCTGGATAATGTTGTCAGTGCAATTAACCACATGCGCGAGACCTTGCTCGATGATATCGAACAGCGCCATGCGATTGAGATTGCCCTCCTGACAGAAAAAGAAGAGAAGCTGGAAACCCGCCGCCAAAAAAATGCAGCGGAAGATGCCAGCCGCGCCAAGAGTCAATTCCTTGCCACCATGAGCCATGAAATTCGCACGCCAATGAATGGCGTGATTGGCATGTTGGAAATGCTGCGCGACACACCGCTCGATGAAAATCAAAAACATTACATCGATGTTATTCACCGCTCCGGCGAAACGCTACTCACCATCATTAACGACATCCTCGACTACTCCAAAATTGAAGCGGGCAAAATGGCGTTGGAAGAAACGACCTTTGAACTCGACGAACTGGTGGAAAACTGTATCCAACTGTTTGGTGCGACGGCGAATAAACGCCAGATCGAACTGTTTGGTGGCTTATTGCCCGGCGTACCGCGCTGGTTGCGTGGCGATCCCACTCGCCTGCGCCAAATTATCATCAACCTGTTGGGTAATGCGTTTAAGTTCACCAGCGAAGGGTTTATCTCGCTACAAGTCAGTGCGGTGCAGAATCTGGCAAACGAAGAAGTTGAATTGCGTTTTGCTGTGCAAGACAGTGGCATTGGTATTGATATGTCCAACGCAGGCAACCTGTTTGATTCGTTCAACCAGGCCGATGCCTCCACCACCCGCAAGTACGGTGGCACTGGCTTAGGGCTGGCTATTTGCAAAAGCCTGGCGGAATTAATGGGCGGCAAGATTGGTGTCGACAGCGAAAAGGGGCTCGGCTCCACCTTCTGGTTTACTGCCAGATTCGCGCAAGAATCAGTGTGCGATTTGACCGATGTGCGCCCGGAAAAACGCGAGCAGTTATTACAGGGTAAAAAACTCCTGCTGGTGGAAAGTGGTGTCATGCTCTCGGATTTTATTGTCCGTTGCTGTCGCGACTGGGGGTTGAATGTAGAAGCCGCGCGCTCTGCCAAAACGGCGCTATCCCAGCTTAAACACGCCATGCACTCCGGTGAGCCATTTGACTTTGTGGGTGCCGACTATTTATTACCGGATGCCAATGGCCTGGAATTGGCCCAATGGCTGCGCGATACCGCCGAGTTTCGCGACTTGCCTCTTTTTATGTTCAGCGCGGGCGATGTCTATCACGACCAGTTGCAGCTGCGGCGCTTGGCGATTCATTCCATCGTGCGCAAACCTATCTCCCTCAAATTGTTGCAGCGCGAGTTGATTGCTTTGTCCGGCCATGAAACAGCGCCTGAATTGCCGAGTGAACGCAAGCAGCAAGATCTGGCCAAGTTTTCACATCTGCGGGTGTTAGTGGCTGAAGACAATCCGGTGAATCGCATGGTTATTAAAGGCCTTCTGGGTAAACTGAATATAGTGCCGGTTTTTGCTGAAAATGGCGCTGAGGCCTGCGATGCGGCGCAGCAGCCCCGCAACCGTTTTGACCTGATTCTCATGGATTGCGAAATGCCGGAGATGGATGGCTTTGAAGCCACCCGCAGTATTCGCGACTACGAACGGCGCGAAGCTTTGGCGCCAATCCCGATTATTGCCCTGACTGCGCACGCCCTGCAGGAGCACCGCGAAGCCGTGTTTGCCAGTGGCATGAACTACTATTTATCCAAGCCAGTGACCTTCGATACCCTCTATGCCGCCTTTGATGCAACGGGGCTGTTGGTGCCGCCCACATAG
- the rho gene encoding transcription termination factor Rho: protein MNLTDLKKKPIEELIDIAHEMGLENIARSRKQDIIFNILKRHAKGGEDIYGDGVLEILVDGFGFLRSADSSYLAGPDDIYVSPSQIRRFNLRTGDTISGKIRPPKEGERYFALLKVNDINFDKPENSRNKILFENLTPLFPNIRLPLEAGNGSTEDLTGRIIDLIAPIGKGQRGLIVAPPKAGKTIMMQNIAQAITRNNPECHLIVLLIDERPEEVTEMQRSVRGEVVASTFDEPPARHVQVADMVIEKAKRLVEHKKDVVILLDSITRLARAYNTVIPSSGKVLTGGVDAHALERPKRFFGAARNIEEGGSLSIIATALVDTGSKMDEVIYEEFKGTGNLELHLDRKIAEKRIYPAINVRRSGTRREDLLMKEDELQRAWILRRLLNDMEDVAATEFLLDKLKDFKTNDEFFMSMKRK, encoded by the coding sequence ATGAATCTAACCGACCTTAAAAAGAAACCGATTGAAGAATTAATTGATATCGCCCATGAAATGGGATTGGAAAATATCGCCCGCTCGCGCAAACAGGACATTATCTTCAATATCCTCAAGCGCCACGCCAAAGGCGGAGAGGATATTTACGGTGATGGTGTTTTGGAAATTTTGGTGGATGGATTCGGATTTTTACGCTCAGCCGACAGTTCGTATTTAGCAGGTCCCGACGATATTTATGTTTCACCCAGCCAGATTCGCCGCTTTAACCTGCGCACTGGTGACACCATCTCCGGCAAGATTCGCCCCCCCAAAGAAGGTGAACGCTATTTTGCCCTGTTGAAAGTTAACGATATTAACTTCGACAAACCAGAAAATTCCCGCAATAAAATTCTGTTTGAAAACCTCACGCCGCTGTTCCCCAATATTCGTTTGCCGCTTGAAGCGGGCAATGGCTCTACCGAAGACCTCACCGGTCGTATCATCGATTTGATTGCTCCTATTGGTAAAGGTCAGCGCGGTTTGATCGTCGCACCTCCCAAGGCGGGTAAAACCATCATGATGCAAAATATTGCGCAGGCGATTACGCGCAATAATCCCGAATGTCATTTGATTGTATTGTTGATTGACGAGCGTCCGGAAGAAGTAACGGAAATGCAGCGCTCGGTGCGCGGCGAAGTGGTTGCCTCTACCTTTGATGAACCGCCCGCGCGTCACGTACAAGTGGCCGACATGGTGATCGAAAAAGCCAAGCGTTTGGTTGAGCACAAAAAAGACGTAGTGATTTTGCTCGACTCTATTACTCGTTTGGCCCGCGCGTACAACACCGTTATTCCTTCATCCGGCAAAGTATTGACCGGTGGTGTGGATGCGCATGCACTTGAGCGGCCCAAGCGTTTCTTTGGTGCGGCACGTAATATCGAAGAAGGTGGCAGTTTGAGTATTATCGCCACCGCACTGGTAGATACTGGTTCCAAAATGGACGAAGTTATTTACGAAGAATTTAAAGGTACGGGCAATCTGGAATTACACCTTGATCGCAAAATTGCTGAGAAGCGTATTTACCCTGCGATCAATGTGCGCCGCTCCGGTACTCGCCGCGAAGATTTACTGATGAAAGAAGATGAGTTGCAGCGCGCCTGGATTCTGCGTCGTTTGTTGAACGATATGGAAGACGTTGCCGCAACAGAATTTTTACTCGACAAGCTGAAAGATTTCAAAACCAACGACGAATTCTTTATGTCGATGAAGCGCAAGTAA
- the ubiD gene encoding 4-hydroxy-3-polyprenylbenzoate decarboxylase: protein MKYKDLRDFIDLLEARGLLKRIKQEIDPNLEMTEICDRTLRAGGPALLFENPKGYDIPVLANLFGTTERVALGMGQESVTALREVGKLLAFLKEPEPPKGFKDAWDKLPLFKQVLNLAPKVLSKAQCQDVVLEGDAVNLDLLPIQTCWPGDAGPLVTWPLVVTRGPHKERQNLGIYRMQKIGKNRLIMRWLSHRGGALDFREFQIQNPGKNYPVAVALGADPATILGAVTPVPDTLSEYGFAGLLRGDKTEVVKCIGNDLQVPASAEFILEGYIAPNDVAPEGPFGDHTGYYNEVDNFPVFTVERITHRRDPIYHSTYTGRPPDEPAILGVALNEVFVPILQKQFPEIVDFYLPPEGCSYRMAVVTMKKQYPGHAKRVMMGVWSFLRQFMYTKFVIVTDDDVNARDWNDVIWAMTTRMDPARDTVMIENTPIDYLDFASPVSGLGSKIGFDATNKWPGETTREWGTPIVMDQAVKERIDSLWDELGIDLPTAY from the coding sequence ATGAAATACAAAGACCTAAGGGATTTTATCGATTTGTTGGAGGCGCGCGGTTTATTAAAACGCATCAAGCAAGAAATCGACCCCAACCTTGAAATGACAGAAATTTGCGATCGCACCCTGCGTGCTGGTGGCCCTGCGCTGCTGTTTGAAAACCCCAAAGGCTATGACATTCCTGTGCTCGCCAATTTATTTGGCACTACCGAGCGCGTTGCCTTGGGTATGGGGCAGGAATCGGTAACGGCGCTGCGCGAAGTGGGCAAGTTACTCGCGTTTTTAAAAGAGCCGGAGCCACCCAAAGGGTTTAAGGATGCCTGGGATAAATTGCCGCTATTTAAGCAGGTGTTAAATCTGGCCCCGAAAGTGTTGAGCAAAGCCCAGTGTCAGGATGTGGTGTTGGAAGGCGATGCGGTTAATCTGGATCTGCTGCCAATTCAAACCTGCTGGCCGGGTGATGCGGGGCCGCTGGTGACCTGGCCCTTGGTCGTCACGCGCGGACCGCACAAAGAGCGGCAGAATCTCGGCATTTACCGCATGCAAAAAATTGGTAAAAACCGGTTGATCATGCGCTGGCTTTCCCATCGTGGTGGCGCTCTGGATTTTCGTGAATTCCAAATACAAAATCCTGGAAAAAATTACCCCGTTGCAGTTGCTCTCGGTGCTGATCCCGCAACCATTCTTGGCGCCGTCACACCGGTGCCGGATACTTTGTCTGAATACGGTTTTGCCGGTTTATTGCGCGGCGATAAAACCGAAGTGGTGAAATGTATCGGCAATGATTTACAAGTCCCTGCCTCTGCTGAATTTATTTTGGAAGGGTATATCGCTCCCAATGATGTGGCGCCCGAGGGGCCCTTTGGTGATCACACCGGTTACTACAATGAAGTCGATAATTTCCCGGTGTTCACGGTAGAGCGAATTACCCATCGCCGCGATCCGATTTATCACAGCACCTATACCGGACGTCCGCCGGATGAGCCTGCCATTCTCGGTGTTGCGCTCAACGAAGTGTTTGTGCCGATTTTGCAAAAACAATTTCCGGAGATTGTGGATTTTTATTTGCCGCCCGAAGGTTGCTCATATCGCATGGCTGTGGTGACTATGAAAAAACAATACCCCGGTCACGCCAAGCGGGTGATGATGGGTGTGTGGAGTTTTCTGCGGCAGTTTATGTACACCAAGTTTGTGATTGTCACTGACGATGATGTGAACGCGCGCGATTGGAACGATGTGATCTGGGCCATGACGACACGTATGGATCCGGCGCGGGACACGGTGATGATTGAAAATACGCCGATTGATTATCTCGATTTCGCCTCACCGGTTTCCGGTCTGGGTTCCAAAATCGGGTTTGATGCAACCAACAAATGGCCGGGCGAAACTACCCGCGAGTGGGGCACTCCGATTGTGATGGATCAGGCCGTGAAAGAGCGTATCGATAGCCTGTGGGATGAATTGGGCATAGATTTGCCAACCGCTTATTAA
- the cysE gene encoding serine O-acetyltransferase: MNANITAATGAIVIDSLWESIRTQTRKQAEAEPVLASFLYSTILNHDSLEAALSFHLANKLDSPALPAMLIREVIEDAMSHDSGIVDAVRADLLAVSERDSACCSLVTPLLYFKGFHALQAYRVAHWLWNQGRNSLALFLQNRISAVFAVDIHPAARIGKGIMFDHATGIVIGETAVIEDMVSIMQSVTLGGTGKEAGDRHPKVRKGVLIGAGAKILGNINVGECAKIGAGSVVLKDVPARATVAGVPAQVIGETQCSQPSREMDHLIR; encoded by the coding sequence ATGAATGCCAACATCACCGCCGCGACCGGCGCCATTGTTATCGATAGCCTGTGGGAATCCATTCGCACCCAAACCCGCAAGCAGGCCGAAGCCGAGCCGGTGCTCGCCAGCTTCCTCTACTCGACAATCCTCAACCATGACAGTCTGGAAGCCGCACTCAGCTTTCACCTCGCCAATAAACTCGATAGCCCTGCCCTGCCCGCCATGCTGATCCGTGAAGTGATCGAAGATGCGATGAGCCACGACAGCGGCATAGTCGACGCCGTACGCGCCGACCTGCTCGCGGTGAGCGAACGCGATTCGGCCTGCTGCTCACTGGTAACACCCCTGCTCTACTTCAAAGGCTTCCACGCCCTGCAGGCCTATCGCGTCGCACACTGGCTGTGGAATCAGGGGCGCAACTCGCTGGCGCTGTTTCTGCAGAATCGTATTTCCGCCGTGTTTGCGGTGGACATCCACCCCGCTGCGCGTATCGGCAAGGGCATTATGTTTGATCACGCCACCGGTATAGTCATTGGTGAAACTGCGGTGATTGAAGATATGGTGTCCATCATGCAGTCAGTCACCTTGGGCGGCACGGGCAAAGAAGCGGGCGACCGACACCCCAAAGTGCGCAAAGGCGTGCTGATTGGCGCTGGCGCCAAAATACTGGGCAATATCAATGTGGGCGAGTGCGCCAAAATTGGCGCCGGAAGTGTGGTGCTAAAAGACGTTCCCGCCCGCGCTACAGTAGCGGGAGTGCCGGCCCAGGTGATCGGAGAGACGCAGTGTTCACAACCCTCCCGTGAAATGGATCACCTTATTCGCTAA
- a CDS encoding CPXCG motif-containing cysteine-rich protein, with product MSLQEECFIDCPYCGEPISVLVDCSCEQQTYVEDCQVCCQPMVLHVTVDEDGVPDVYAQREDE from the coding sequence ATGAGTTTACAAGAAGAGTGTTTTATCGATTGCCCTTATTGCGGTGAGCCTATCAGTGTGTTGGTGGATTGTTCCTGCGAGCAGCAAACGTACGTAGAGGATTGTCAGGTGTGCTGCCAGCCCATGGTGCTGCATGTGACGGTTGATGAAGATGGCGTACCTGATGTGTACGCACAGCGCGAGGATGAGTAA